TATACCTGGAAAGCCAATAAAACAGTGCTCTCATGCCCTACCTCCCCACTTATCCTGTATATGTCAGACATCTTAGCCAACTGTCAAAAGCCATTAACTTTATGCAGAGAGCAAAAAAGAGAGCAGCCAAGAAGATTTCAAAGTTTACCTCAGCCATTTGGCACCAGCGCAGTTTTAAATTTAGTCTAATGGTTGTTGGTTGCAATAATGTAATGACATTGTGATTCATGtgcttttctaaaaaaaaatgtctttttgtgcctccccctcccccctttcctCAGGCCATATTTGAGCTGTCTCGTGGAGAACAGGACCTGATTGAGGACCTCCAGCTCGCACGCAAGGTTTGTACTTTTAAATCTCTGAGGCAGAGGGAGTGCATATAAAGCAAACAGATTAAATCAAAGTCTGGCATGCTTTCCACACAGCAAAGCCAGAAACTATAAAAAGGCAGGAATtattcctctgtctttcccttgTACCCCTAAAGCTCTTCAAAAGCTATTCTTAGTATTCACCCCAGCCTGGCCTGATGGGATGTTGTTATTTGACTGGTTTGGCTCTGCTCCTGTACACAGGCGTACCATGACCCAATGCTGAAGCTCTCCATTATGTCTGAGGAGGAGCTCACTCACATCTTTGGCAACCTGGATGCCTACATCCCTCTGCATGAGGACCTCCTGGCGCAGCTCTCCAAGGCCACAGGGCCGGATGGGACAGTGGGCCAGATCGGACAGATTGTCGTAAGCTGGGTGAGTGTCATGTCACCGAGTACCTCAACCTGTGTGATTCTGTCAAAACTCAAATGGGTTTCCAGAAAGGAAGGCAGCGTTAGTAAAAGTGTCGCATCCCCCCTCCAGCTGCCCAGGCTTAACGCCTACAAGGACTACTGCAGCAACCAGCTGGCAGCCAAGGCGCTGCTGGACCAGAAGAAGCAGGACCGGCGGGTGCAGGACTTCCTGCAGCGCTGCCTTGAGTCGCCCTTCAGCAGGAAGCTGGACCTGTGGAGCTTCCTGGACATCCCGCGCTCTCGCCTGGTCAAATACCCACTGCTGCTCAAAGAGATACTGAAACACACTCCAGCAGAGCACCCAGACGCTGCCAGCCTGGAGGAAGCGGTGAGTCGAGGACACAGATCTGATTAAAACTAGATGTGGCAATATCTTTTTAAGTAATCTTTGAACATGGCTGAAGTTAATGTTTTGATTCCTTGTGTGTTCAGATTACCGTCATCCAGGGTGTGCTGTCTGACATCAACATGAAGAAGGGAGAGTCTGAGTGCCAGTACTACATTGACAAGTTGGAGTATCTGGACGACAGGCAGAGAGACGCTCGCATCGAGCAGTGCAAGAGCCTGCTGTGTCATGGGGAGCTGCGTAACAAGAGTGGCACGgtgagcaaaacaaacacacttcgCTCTCATCGACACAAGCTTCACATCCCATATTAGGCAATCAGGCTGTAACTGCCTGCCTCGCTGCCCCCCAGTGATTTAACCAAACGATCTGAACTCTGATAACAGTTAAGTCTTCCAGAAAGCCATGTTGGTGGTTATGTAAAATCCTCTGgtctcatgttcttgtattgatttgttttctttttcagaagCTGCATGTGTTCCTGTTCACCGAGCTACTGGTTCTGACCCGCCCCGTCACCAGGAACGAGCGCCACTGTTTCCAGGTTTACCGGCAGCCAATCCCAGTGCAGGATCTCGTGTTGGAGGACCTGCAGGATGGAGACGTCAGAATGGGTGGCTCCTTCAGAGGCGCTTTCAGCAACGCAGACAAAGGTGAGACTAAAGTCCTAAAGGTTCTAGCTGCTAATGTAGGAATATAGAATGTCttctgtcaaataaatcaatttgCTAACTTTACTTTTccgttttttttccacagccaAGAACATTTTCCGCGTGCGTTCCCAAGACCCGAGCCAGGCGCAGTCCcacacactgcaggtcaacGACGTCTTCCACAAGCAGCAGTGGCTCAACTGCCTCCGCAGTGCCATTTCCGTCCACCGGCCCCTCAGCGAGCCCTCCACGCCCTCCCCGCCTCCAAGCGACGCGCGCTTCAAGCGCCGCCCCTCCTCCGTCTCTGCCATCGTCCACATGGAAGAAACGGACGAGAATTGCCCGCAGCCCACCTCTCAGTCCGCCCCAAACTCGCCATGCAACAGCACCACACCCAGCCCCAGTACGACGCCCCCTTCATCCTGCTCACCACCCTCATCTGCGACGTCATCGTCATCGTCGTCGCCACTCTCCTCGCccacaacacacaaaaccaaaaaggaCAAGAAGTCCCTGTATTCTTtagggaagagaaaagagactATGGTGTGATCTGAGGTGAAAGGAGAAAACGGACTCCTGGGTGGActtttttttgtacataaaTGTTAAGAAAACAACGTGGAGAAGCGTGGGacttgtatttatgtgtgtctgcgtgcgtgcgtacTATTACAACAGTGTTCTGTGTTACTGTCCTCTTCGGCAGCTATTTACCTTACCCCTCCATCCAAGTGCATCCCACAGAGACACAGTATTCTGGAGAGAAGTGCACGGCTTCCACCAGCTCGAGAAAGGGAAGAATCACGAGAGGCAAACACTCATTTCACACGTGAATCTGTGTGGCATGGGTTCGTTGATTTCTTGGAAGACAGAGGTGGTGCATTCAATCCTGTTTACTATTAATTTGatatttaaacattattttagACCTTATGGGGGGCTAATGaaagatttacatttttatattctaAAATTTATTCTAGTATTTTTTTAGGTATCATAAAGCAGCACTGTTTTAGCTTTTAGGTGAAGTTATTTGAAAATTTGAGCATGTTTAGCGGGCAAGAAAGGAAGAGAATCACCAAAAAACAAGATGTACTACACGAGGCTACAAATTTCTCTGTAAAAGTCTGATCTTTAGATCAATCAGATGACACGTCTTATTTTTATACATTCCTTAATGACAGATGTTAAGACCGggacacttttattttttgcatataTTGCAGTCAGAGGCATTAATTTAAATCCGGTAACAGATGAggtcattttctctctgttagAACAAAGACATCGCTATGAAGTTAAACAAATCACCTGATGTCAAAATCGTGAGATGAGgagttttgttttgaaacaaagATTTGAACTGAGCCATGTtggtttttaaaaagctgactTTTCAGAATAAACCATCACTTTTCAGTGTAGCATCTTGCATGGAGCTTTAGTTGTGGACACTGCTTGCACCAGTAGAGGCAGCAGGACGTATTTACTTGTCCTGAGGGACGGGACAGTTAAACATGTAAAAGACTGGTAGACGAAAGTAAGAGAATGTTGTTGAAGGctgaagagaaaagagcaaagatGGATAAAGCTATGGTTTGGAACTGAAGTAGATTGTCAAAGCAAGATGATAAACTCCATTAACTTTCTGTATAAGTTGATGTGACATCTTGCTTATAAGATAGATGACAGATGGTTAAAATCAAGTGAGTTGAATCGATGGAACAAAGTAAGTAGGAGAAGGGAGATAGAGAAGAAGGTTTTCGTATGTGTGCACAGGATGCTTTTGTTGTtgagatggagaaaagaaaagagaaaagggcaACTTGTTTGCCACAACTTTATGTAAttaaaagaacaataaagatctgtgtaaGATTTGCAACTGAATTTTTcgtttcatgtctttatttttcttactcTGACTTAAAGCATAAgctcagcattttgggaaatgccaTTATTGGCAAGTTGCCAAACCTTTATGCACTTCAGTGTACGTTTTGATTCCCCCTGTTGCAGCCTTAATACTTaactaagctaaccagctgccagtttttatgctaaactaagctaatcAGCTGAAGAGTTGGGTCACAAGTGGAACTTCTTATCCGGCTCTCAGCCAGTaagcaaataagtgtgttttacataaatgttcttttaataGACTGAAAAATAGACACGATAGCAGTCCTCATCAGTCTAGGTCATATGACTCACAATGCTCTGAATAGAGGAGTGCCCCAAAtgaaggcagaggaagaagatacCAATTGATTTATGGCTGTGCTTAACTCTTAACTAAACAGTCAGTTCCATTTAGGTGCCAAGAGAAACATTTCCAGTGTAGGTATTAGTCAGGATTTGCTTTTGCAATCAGCAACGTAGCTGCCTGCTCCCTGTTTGAACAGTCTTATTTGTTGACAGAGTGTCTTTATTGATGGAAACAACCCGCTTTTTCAGCTCAGCGATTTCCATTTGGAAGACCTGACAAATGGTCCACAAGAGCCTCTCAAACATACTAATAAACACATCGGGTTTAAAGGATCCAACACAGGAAGGCCTGCTCTGTCCATACTTGTGTGGAGCTGGGTAATGTAAAGTCGagtgaatcatcatcatcagaaagaaaaaagagcctTATTTCAGCCATCACTGTGAGCTTTTTAACGGTGAAGCTTTAAGTCTTTGCTGGAACGGGGCAGATTTTCTTCCCTTCTAATTTGTCTGCTTGGCAAAATCCAGTAATGGCCTCATGTCTGCATCTCAGAAACTGAAAGCATTCTCCAAACATTCGCTCATGCTCTCCATACAGTCTCCCATTTACTTTAATGGAAGTTGAACATGTACCAGCATCATAGTGAAACGAGCGCCGCTAAGTTCCTTAACAGCGATATAGCTCGGCCTTCGATGAGAGTCAAACAGCAGCGACTGACCAGAGAAGCTGAGAACACAAAACCTGCACTAATATAAATACCATATCTTTttcatgacctttgaccttatcCCAGAGCTGATTTCAAGTCTTTTTTAGATGCTTGTCTGATGATACAATTGTTTACTTTCCACGTCCCgggctaaataaaaaaaaaaagatccaagCAGGTGGAAAACAAATCCTCTAGAACGATCTGAAAACCGTAGTCGTGCTGGGCAGGTGTTGAGA
This region of Chelmon rostratus isolate fCheRos1 chromosome 22, fCheRos1.pri, whole genome shotgun sequence genomic DNA includes:
- the net1 gene encoding neuroepithelial cell-transforming gene 1 protein, which translates into the protein MVAYDELGSLVPIKRTLQVIDYQNQANKESEEPSNKRVRPLGRVTSLANLISPVKNGAVRRFGQTIQASFRGDGKSPGVPQKPCSKAAAPTPPKRRNSTLWSETLDIHQKGTFSTKEIKRQEAIFELSRGEQDLIEDLQLARKAYHDPMLKLSIMSEEELTHIFGNLDAYIPLHEDLLAQLSKATGPDGTVGQIGQIVVSWLPRLNAYKDYCSNQLAAKALLDQKKQDRRVQDFLQRCLESPFSRKLDLWSFLDIPRSRLVKYPLLLKEILKHTPAEHPDAASLEEAITVIQGVLSDINMKKGESECQYYIDKLEYLDDRQRDARIEQCKSLLCHGELRNKSGTKLHVFLFTELLVLTRPVTRNERHCFQVYRQPIPVQDLVLEDLQDGDVRMGGSFRGAFSNADKAKNIFRVRSQDPSQAQSHTLQVNDVFHKQQWLNCLRSAISVHRPLSEPSTPSPPPSDARFKRRPSSVSAIVHMEETDENCPQPTSQSAPNSPCNSTTPSPSTTPPSSCSPPSSATSSSSSSPLSSPTTHKTKKDKKSLYSLGKRKETMV